A region from the Euleptes europaea isolate rEulEur1 chromosome 13, rEulEur1.hap1, whole genome shotgun sequence genome encodes:
- the HIC2 gene encoding hypermethylated in cancer 2 protein gives MELPNHAKQLLLQLNQQRAKGFLCDVIIVVENALFRAHKNILAASSMYFKSLVLHDNLINLDTDMVNPTVFRQILDFIYTGKLLMTDQPGEQNFNALLTAASYLQLHDLAALCRKKLKRNGRSFAGRAGGAPSVGRPPRSQRLSTASVITRYSGSTEGMKGSHSKEMPKGKISDDEVFISSSNQENSHALNRGIGKNGGDGSNSSANGSSGDQELGLDLSKKSPSLPTAASLDDMQHSESQRGSPRPASAPAANSASLFDESATGAPPNLADNCEPMEMDLNEDRQSLPEGNQRKSLRHSSRKKEWIKKDNAFDRKEGGKGTEESEGLPNGILMGPLCKSAERSLGLGAYGAELPFPCKEEVENGKENSDESGQSESESGGHTSANYVYRQEGYEPVAFGDNLYVCIPCGKGFPSSEQLNAHVETHTEEDLYIKEEGTYDDKEEEAEDLSNPNQPYTSESRPFKCSVCEKSYKDPATLRQHEKTHWLTRPFPCNICGKMFTQRGTMTRHMRSHLGLKPFACEECGMRFTRQYRLTEHMRVHSGEKPYECQLCGGKFTQQRNLISHLRMHSSPT, from the coding sequence ATGGAACTGCCAAATCATGCCAAACAACTGCTTCTGCAGCTGAATCAGCAACGAGCCAAAGGTTTCCTCTGTGACGTGATCATCGTAGTTGAAAATGCCCTCTTTCGTGCCCACAAGAACATCCTGGCAGCCAGCAGCATGTATTTCAAATCCCTCGTCCTACACGACAACCTGATAAACTTAGATACGGACATGGTCAACCCCACTGTGTTCCGTCAGATCTTGGACTTTATTTATACTGGGAAGCTCTTAATGACTGACCAGCCCGGTGAACAGAACTTTAATGCTCTCCTCACCGCAGCAAGCTACCTCCAACTACATGACCTAGCAGCCCTTTGCCGAAAGAAGCTGAAACGCAATGGGAGGTCTTTCGCTGGCAGGGCCGGCGGCGCCCCCAGTGTCGGGAGACCTCCGCGGAGTCAGAGACTTTCCACTGCTTCAGTCATAACTCGTTATTCAGGGTCAACTGAGGGGATGAAGGGCTCTCACTCAAAGGAGATGCCAAAGGGAAAGATCTCAGATGATGAGGTCTTCATCAGCAGTTCCAACCAAGAAAACTCTCATGCTTTGAATAGGGGGATCGGTAAGAATGGTGGAGACGGGAGCAATAGCAGTGCTAATGGGAGCAGCGGAGATCAGGAGCTTGGCCTTGACCTATCCAAGAAAAGCCCCTCACTCCCTACGGCGGCATCCCTGGATGACATGCAGCACAGCGAAAGCCAGCGTGGTTCCCCCCGACCTGCCTCAGCCCCCGCAGCCAACAGTGCCTCATTGTTCGATGAATCCGCCACCGGAGCCCCACCAAACCTAGCTGACAACTGCGAACCCATGGAAATGGACTTGAATGAGGACCGCCAGTCCCTCCCGGAAGGCAACCAGCGGAAGAGCCTGCGTCACTCATCGCGCAAGAAGGAGTGGATCAAGAAGGACAATGCCTTTGACAGGAAGGAGGGTGGCAAAGGTACGGAAGAAAGCGAGGGGCTCCCCAACGGCATTTTGATGGGTCCCTTGTGTAAGTCAGCAGAGCGGAGTCTGGGACTGGGAGCCTATGGGGCAGAGTTGCCATTTCCATGCAAAGAGGAAGTGGAGAACGGCAAGGAGAACAGTGATGAGAGCGGGCAGAGCGAAAGCGAGAGCGGCGGGCACACCAGCGCCAACTACGTCTACCGGCAGGAAGGCTACGAGCCAGTGGCCTTCGGGGACAACCTCTACGTCTGCATCCCTTGTGGAAAGGGCTTCCCTAGCTCCGAGCAGCTGAACGCCCACGTGGAAACGCACACAGAGGAAGATCTTTACATCAAAGAAGAAGGGACGTATGATGACAAAGAGGAGGAAGCGGAGGATTTGTCCAATCCCAACCAACCCTACACCTCAGAATCCCGGCCCTTCAAATGTTCCGTGTGCGAGAAGAGCTACAAAGATCCGGCCACTCTCCGGCAGCACGAGAAGACTCACTGGCTGACGCGGCCTTTCCCTTGCAATATCTGTGGCAAGATGTTCACCCAGCGGGGCACCATGACGCGGCACATGCGCAGCCACTTGGGCCTCAAGCCCTTTGCTTGCGAGGAGTGCGGGATGCGCTTTACCCGGCAGTACCGACTGACAGAGCATATGCGTGTCCACTCAGGGGAAAAGCCCTACGAATGTCAACTGTGCGGCGGGAAGTTTACCCAACAGCGCAACCTTATCAGCCACCTCCGGATGCATAGCTCTCCTACATAA